In a single window of the Grus americana isolate bGruAme1 chromosome 31, bGruAme1.mat, whole genome shotgun sequence genome:
- the LOC129198078 gene encoding keratin, type II cytoskeletal 3-like, protein MSRQSVCRSFGGGSRRGYSSCSAIGGGFGGGGGRSRSSYSSFSMSRGFGGGGRCGGFSSRSLHNIGGSGRISMGGCYGGGGYGGRMGGFGGGYGGGMGGFGGGMGGGGMCGFGGMGGGGGMGGFGGGMGGYGGGMGGGGMGGGGMGGFGGPGFGMPGFGGPGRGGPGIQPVQVDSTLLQPVHVEIDPQIQQVKNQEKEQIKTLNNQFASFIDKVRFLEQQNKVLSTKWELLQQQGPSGPRKNLDVIFENYIQNLRRQLESILAQRGQLESELQNMQQYVEDYKTKYEEEINRRTTAENEFVVLKKDVDCAYMTKVELEAKVGALTDEINFLRCIYEEELSQMQTISRDLSVVVSMDNNRHLDLESIIEEVRRQYEQIAQSSRAEAEAWYQSQYEQLQNAAGRHGDSLRNTKIEIQELTRNIQRLRAEIENVKKQNQQLQAAIAEAEERGEMALKDARLKLEELESALQKDKEELARLLKEYQELLNIKIALDVEIAMYRKLLEGEENRLCNDGMSNVNVSVVGRTTISGGRGGMGGGFGGGSGMGGGFGGGSGMGGGFGGGSGMGGGMGGGVCGVGGSFGGGSMGGSCGMGGGMYGGGFSSGSGRLCGSGGGNFSSGGGSSSVRRCVTTTSVKSSGVKF, encoded by the exons ATGTCTCGGCAATCTGTCTGCAGAAGCTTTGGAGGCGGGAGTAGAAGGGGCTACAGCTCTTGCTCTGCCATCGGTGGTGGCTTTGGAGGAGGTGGCGGCAGAAGCAGGAGCAGCTACAGCTCGTTCTCTATGTCCAGGGGATTTGGAGGTGGCGGACGTTGTGGAGGGTTTAGCAGCAGAAGTCTCCATAACATAGGTGGCAGTGGAAGGATTTCCATGGGTGGATGTTATGGTGGTGGAGGATACGGAGGCAGAATGGGTGGCTTTGGTGGAGGCTACGGAGGAGGAATGGGTGGCTTTGGTGGAGGAATGGGCGGAGGAGGAATGTGTGGCTTTGGAGGAATGGGTGGTGGTGGAGGAATGGGTGGCTTTGGTGGAGGAATGGGTGGTTATGGTGGAGGAATGGGTGGTGGAGGAATGGGTGGTGGAGGAATGGGCGGCTTTGGTGGACCAGGCTTTGGCATGCCAGGCTTTGGTGGCCCCGGTAGAGGTGGCCCTGGAATCCAGCCAGTGCAAGTTGACTCAACCCTCCTACAGCCAGTCCATGTTGAGATTGATCCCCAGATCCAGCAAGTCAAAAACCAGGAGAAGGAACAGATCAAGACTCTTAACAATCAATTTGCCTCTTTCATTGATAAG GTGCGCTTCCTGGAGCAACAGAACAAGGTCCTCTCCACCAAGTGGGAGCTCCTCCAACAGCAAGGGCCTTCGGGGCCAAGGAAGAACCTGGATGTCATCTTTGAAAATTACATCCAGAACCTGAGGAGGCAGCTGGAATCAATCCTGGCACAGAGGGGACAGCTGGAGTCGGAGCTGCAGAACATGCAGCAATACGTGGAGGATTACAAAACCAA GTATGAGGAAGAGATCAACAGGCGCACAACTGCCGAGAACGAGTTTGTGGTGCTTAAGAAG GATGTGGACTGTGCCTACATGACTAAAGTAGAGTTGGAAGCCAAGGTGGGAGCTCTGACCGACGAAATCAACTTCCTGAGGTGCATCTACGAGGAG GAACTGTCTCAGATGCAGACAATCAGCCGGGACCTGTCCGTGGTGGTGTCCATGGACAACAACCGTCACCTGGATCTGGAGAGCATCATCGAGGAGGTCAGGCGTCAGTACGAGCAGATTgctcagagcagcagagctgaagctGAGGCTTGGTACCAGAGCCAG TACGAACAGCTGCAGAACGCTGCTGGAAGGCATGGGGACAGCCTACGCAACACGAAGATAGAGATCCAAGAGTTGACCAGGAACATCCAGAGGCTGCGGGCTGAGATTGAAAACGTGAAGAAGCAG aaccagcagctgcaggcagctatTGCTGAGGCCGAGGAGCGGGGTGAGATGGCCCTCAAGGATGCCAGGTTAAAACTGGAAGAGCTGGAaagtgctctgcagaaagacaaGGAGGAACTGGCTCGCTTGCTGAAGGAGTACCAGGAGCTGCTGAACATCAAGATTGCCCTGGATGTTGAGATTGCCATGTACAggaagctgctggagggagaggagaacag GCTGTGCAACGATGGCATGTCCAACGTCAATGTCT ctgtGGTAGGCAGGACCACCATCTCTGGAGGCAGAGGAGGCATGGGCGGAGGCTTCGGAGGCGGCAGCGGCATGGGCGGAGGCTTCGGAGGCGGCAGCGGCATGGGAGGAGGCTTCGGAGGTGGCAGCGGCATGGGAGGAGGAATGGGAGGAGGCGTATGTGGAGTAGGAGGAAGCTTTGGAGGAGGAAGCATGGGCGGCAGCTGTGGCATGGGAGGAGGAATGTACGGCGGTGGCTTCTCTTCTGGAAGCGGAAGGTTGTGCGGCTCTGGAGGCGGCAACTTCAGCTCTGGTGGGGGATCGTCCTCCGTACGGAGATGTGTCACGACCACCTCCGTCAAATCTTCTGGCGTGAAATTCTGA
- the LOC129198088 gene encoding keratin, type II cytoskeletal 6C-like, whose translation MSRQSVCRSFGGGSRRGYSSCSAIGGGFGGGGGRSRISYSSYSSSRGGGGGGHCGGFSSRSLHNMGGSRRITVGGCYGGGGYGGRMGGFGGGYGGGMGGFGGGMSCGGMGGFGGGMGGFGMGGFGGGMGGGGMGGFGGPGFPGGIQPVQVDSSLLRPVHVEIDPQIQQVKNQEKEQIKTLNNQFASFIDKVRFLEQQNKVLSTKWELLQQQGPSGPRKNLDVIFENYIQNLRRRLDSLLGQRGQLESELQNMRQYVEEYKTKYEEEINRRTAAENEFVVLKKDVDCAYMTKVELEAKVGALTDEINFLRCIYEEELAQMQTISRDLSVVVSMDNNRHLDLESIIEEVRRQYEQIAQSSRAEAEAWYQSRYEELQSTAGRHGDSLRNTKIEIQELTRNVQRLRAEIENVKKQVGQLQSAIAEAEERGEMALKDARRKLEELECALSKDKEELARLLKEYQELLNIKIALDVEIAMYRKLLEGEENRLCNDGMSNVNVSVVGRTTISGGFGGGSGMGGGMGGGVCGVGGSFGGGSMGGSCGMGGGMYGGGFSSGSGRLCGSGGGNFSSGGGSSSVRRCVTTTSVKSSGVKF comes from the exons ATGTCTCGGCAATCTGTCTGCAGAAGCTTTGGAGGCGGGAGTAGAAGGGGCTACAGCTCTTGCTCTGCCATCGGTGGTGGCTTTGGAGGAGGTGGCGGCAGAAGCAGGATCAGTTACAGCTCGTACTCCTCATCcaggggaggtggaggaggtggACATTGTGGAGGTTTTAGCAGCAGGAGCCTCCATAACATGGGTGGCAGCAGAAGAATTACCGTGGGTGGATGTTATGGCGGTGGAGGATACGGAGGAAGAATGGGTGGCTTTGGTGGAGGCTACGGAGGAGGAATGGGTGGCTTTGGTGGAGGAATGAGTTGTGGAGGAATGGGTGGCTTTGGTGGAGGAATGGGTGGCTTCG GAATGGGTGGCTTTGGTGGAGGAATGGGTGGTGGAGGAATGGGTGGCTTTGGTGGCCCTGGCTTCCCTGGAGGCATCCAACCCGTGCAAGTTGACTCAAGCCTCCTGCGGCCGGTCCATGTTGAGATTGACCCCCAAATCCAGCAAGTGAAAAACCAGGAGAAGGAACAGATCAAGACTCTTAACAATCAGTTTGCCTCCTTCATTGACAAG GTGCGCTTCCTGGAGCAACAGAACAAGGTCCTCTCCACCAAGTGGGAGCTCCTCCAACAGCAAGGGCCTTCGGGGCCAAGGAAGAACCTGGATGTCATCTTTGAAAATTACATCCAGAACCTGAGGAGGAGGCTAGACTCTCTCCTGGGACAGAGGGGACAGCTGGAGTCGGAGCTGCAGAACATGCGTCAATACGTTGAGGAGTACAAAACCAA GTACGAAGAGGAAATCAACAGGCGCACCGCTGCTGAGAACGAGTTTGTGGTGCTCAAGAAG GATGTGGACTGTGCCTACATGACTAAAGTAGAGTTGGAAGCCAAGGTGGGAGCTCTGACCGACGAAATCAACTTCCTGAGGTGCATCTACGAGGAG GAACTGGCTCAGATGCAGACAATCAGCCGGGACCTGTCCGTGGTGGTGTCCATGGACAACAACCGTCACCTGGATCTGGAGAGCATCATCGAGGAAGTCAGGCGTCAGTACGAGCAGATTGCTCAGAGCAGCCGGGCTGAAGCTGAGGCTTGGTACCAGAGCCGG TATGAagagctgcagagcactgctggaAGGCATGGGGACAGCCTCCGCAACACCAAGATAGAGATCCAAGAGCTGACCAGGAACGTCCAGAGGCTGCGGGCTGAGATTGAGAACGTGAAGAAGCAGGTAGGG cagctgcagtcaGCTATTGCCGAGGCCGAGGAGCGGGGTGAGATGGCCCTCAAGGATGCCAGAAGGAAACTGGAAGAGCTGGAGTGCGCCCTGAGCAAAGACAAGGAGGAGCTGGCTCGCTTGCTGAAGGAGTACCAGGAGCTGCTAAACATCAAGATTGCCCTGGACGTTGAGATTGCCATGTACAggaagctgctggagggagaggagaacag GCTGTGCAACGATGGCATGTCCAACGTCAATGTCT ctgtGGTAGGCAGGACCACCATCTCTGGAG GCTTCGGAGGCGGCAGCGGCATGGGAGGAGGAATGGGAGGAGGCGTATGTGGAGTAGGAGGAAGCTTTGGAGGAGGAAGCATGGGCGGCAGCTGTGGCATGGGAGGAGGAATGTACGGCGGTGGCTTCTCTTCTGGAAGCGGAAGGTTGTGCGGCTCTGGAGGCGGCAACTTCAGCTCCGGTGGGGGATCGTCCTCCGTACGGAGATGTGTCACGACCACCTCCGTCAAATCTTCTGGCGTGAAATTCTGA